A single region of the Manihot esculenta cultivar AM560-2 chromosome 12, M.esculenta_v8, whole genome shotgun sequence genome encodes:
- the LOC110627939 gene encoding putative disease resistance protein RGA1, producing MPRERALTHSFVQASEVIGRDDDKENIIRLLQDSSDSEQISIISIVGIGGLGKTSLAKFVYNDERVRNRFQLQIWVCVSEEFDIKILTEKIIKSTEDGMRHLEKLSKMEMDQLQRILREIIGDKKYLLILDDVWNDDPMKWNQLKELLCMGANGSKILVTTRSNKVASIMGTIPKAYELWGLPEDECVALFTKFAFKEAQVKRYPNLLKIGVEIVKKCKGVPLAVKTLASLLLLNTDESYWKSIRDSELWKIEQKETDILPALRLSYEQLPAHLKKCFAYCSFYPKDYEFHNWELIQFWMAHGLLESANQDEEPEDIGLRYFQELGSRSFFQDFEIVEDILIKCKMHDLVHDLALSLTQNEFLAIASSTTHISHSVHHLLFPNSALLPQDLSTLLQGLDRVRTAIFQRDEKSPSSQSNLDSYLLRFQYLRMLDLAHSKLEISLDWIGALKHLRYLHVHGNSRIKKLPNSICKLYNLQTLQLCVGIEELPSDIRYLINLRYLMFSTKQKFLPKNGIGCLTSLRFLGIANCENLEHLFEDMQGLKHLRTLVIYGCESLISLPQSIKYLTALEILAIVNCENLNLTLEENEKDDHKHFAQFNLQKLILKKLPKLVDFPEWFLQGSSNTLQFLKLESCEYLKELPVCIQI from the coding sequence ATGCCTAGAGAAAGAGCACTCACTCACTCATTTGTACAAGCATCTGAAGTTATAGGTAGAGATGATGATAAAGAAAATATCATTAGACTTTTACAAGACTCTAGTGATAGCGAGCAAATCTCTATCATTTCTATTGTTGGAATTGGAGGGTTGGGGAAAACTTCACTCgctaaatttgtttataatgatGAAAGGGTAAGAAATCGTTTTCAACTTCAGATATGGGTTTGTGTATCAGAAGAATTTGACATAAAGATTTTGAcagagaaaattattaaatctaCAGAAGACGGAATGAGACATTTAGAGAAGTTgagtaaaatggaaatggatCAGTTACAAAGAATTTTGAGAGAAATCATTGGTGATAAGAAGTATTTGCTCATCTTAGATGATGTGTGGAATGATGACCCTATGAAATGGAACCAATTGAAAGAGCTCTTGTGTATGGGTGCCAATGGAAGCAAAATCTTAGTAACTACACGTAGTAATAAAGTAGCCTCCATTATGGGCACCATCCCAAAAGCATATGAGTTATGGGGTCTTCCTGAAGATGAGTGTGTGGCTTTGTTTACTAAATTTGCATTTAAAGAAGCCCAAGTGAAGAGATATCCAAACTTGTTAAAAATTGGGGTTGAAATTGTCAAAAAATGCAAAGGGGTTCCATTAGCAGTGAAGACATTAGCATCACTTCTTCTTCTGAATACTGATGAAAGTTATTGGAAGTCTATAAGAGATAGCGAGTTATGGAAGATAGAGCAGAAGGAAACTGATATTTTACCTGCTTTGAGATTAAGTTACGAGCAGTTGCCTGCTCATTTGAAAAAGTGCTTTGCTTATTGCTCTTTTTATCCAAAGGACTATGAATTCCATAACTGggaattaattcaattttggaTGGCACATGGACTTCTTGAATCAGCCAACCAAGATGAAGAACCGGAAGATATTGGGTTGCGTTATTTTCAGGAGTTGGGATCTAGATCTTTTTTTCAAGATTTTGAGATTGTTGAGGACATATTGATTAAATGTAAAATGCATgatctagtacatgatcttgcATTGTCATTGAcacaaaatgaatttttagCAATAGCCTCAAGCACCACACACATCTCACACAGTGTCCACCATTTGCTATTTCCCAACTCCGCTTTACTTCCCCAAGATCTTTCCACCCTTTTACAAGGTTTAGACCGTGTGCGAACTGCCATATTCCAGAGAGATGAAAAGAGTCCTAGCAGCCAATCAAACTTGGAttcatatttattgagatttcaATATTTGCGAATGTTGGATTTGGCTCATTCCAAATTAGAAATATCACTAGATTGGATTGGTGCTCTAAAGCATTTGAGATATCTCCATGTACATGGAAATTCTAGAATTAAAAAGCTTCCCAATTCCATTTGCAAGTTATACAATTTACAAACTTTACAATTATGTGTAGGTATTGAGGAGTTACCTAGTGATATAAGGTACTTGATCAACCTTAGATATCTAATGTTTTCCACAAAGCAGAAGTTTTTGCCAAAGAATGGAATAGGGTGCTTGACATCTCTGAGATTTTTGGGCATTGCTAACTGTGAAAACTTAGAACACTTgtttgaagatatgcaaggccTCAAACATCTTCGAACCCTAGTTATTTATGGTTGTGAAAGCTTAATCTCTTTGCCTCAAAGCATAAAGTACCTCACAGCATTAGAGATTCTTGCTATTGTCAATTGTGAAAACCTCAATTTGACATTGGAGGAAAATGAAAAAGATGATCATAAACACTTTGCTCAATTCAACCTTCAAAAGCTGATACTTAAGAAGTTACCAAAATTGGTGGATTTTCCAGAATGGTTTCTTCAAGGATCCTCCAACACTCTCCAGTTCTTAAAACTAGAAAGTTGTGAATATCTCAAAGAATTACCTGTGTGCATACAAATATAG